ATATAATTAAAGATAGTTCATAGTTAAGAGGCGATTTATATGTATACATTGGAAGAATTAGAATACATAGTTTCAAAATGTAATAGATGTGAATTGTATAAGGGTAGGACAAATACTGTATTTGGAGAGGGAAATAAACAGGCGAAAATCATGTTTATAGGAGAAGGACCAGGATATTACGAGGACAAAATGGGGAGGCCTTTCGTAGGAAAAGCAGGTCAGCTTCTTGACAAGATGCTTGAAGCAATTGCTCTTAAAAGAGAAGAAGTTTATATTACAAATATTGTTAAATGTAGGCCGCCAAACAATAGAAACCCATTAGAAAAGGAAAGTAAGATCTGTATAGAATATTTGAGATGGCAAGTAAAGATAATAGATCCAGATATACTAGTTTGTTTAGGAGCAGTATCAGCAAGGAATATAATTAGTTCTGATTTTAAAGTGACAACGGATAGAGGAATATGGGTCAAAAAAGGAAAATTCTACATAATGCCTACATATCATCCGGCAGCCCTATTGAGAGATGAGAGTAAAAAAAGAGGAGCATGGGAAGATTTTAAGAGTATAAAGGAAAAATATATGGAAATAAAATATATGTACTAGAAAGGATGATTTATTTGAAGCATGAGAGAATTCAGAGTTTAAATAATAGAATTCTTGAAGAGTATACAAATGAGAAGATTGTATTGGGTGATGGCAATCTAGATTGTTCAATAATGCTTATAGGAGAAGCACCAGGTGCAAAGGAAGTTGAACTAAAAAAGCCCTTTGTAGGGCAGGCAG
Above is a genomic segment from Sporanaerobacter acetigenes DSM 13106 containing:
- a CDS encoding uracil-DNA glycosylase, giving the protein MYTLEELEYIVSKCNRCELYKGRTNTVFGEGNKQAKIMFIGEGPGYYEDKMGRPFVGKAGQLLDKMLEAIALKREEVYITNIVKCRPPNNRNPLEKESKICIEYLRWQVKIIDPDILVCLGAVSARNIISSDFKVTTDRGIWVKKGKFYIMPTYHPAALLRDESKKRGAWEDFKSIKEKYMEIKYMY